One part of the Streptomyces lydicus genome encodes these proteins:
- a CDS encoding serine hydrolase domain-containing protein translates to MDHDRLHGILTELTARHQVPGAQLAVLHEGARLLVHTGVADTASGAPVAPDTAFPVGSLTKPFTAALAMILVADGDVDLDEPLIGQLPEFGAGALVTLRQLLSHTSGLPSDVPEGTSEAGADRAGWVARHCRRTDLTHPPGTVFSYSNVGYVVVGRLIEAVTGMTWQEAIGAVLLEPLGLRPAFVAGPERTGRPVAAGHAVQAARGRVVPVPEQDLPEVEMPNGALALSAGDLLAFAGLYFAGCPDPEPLDRATADDMCFDQLASMAVGPYGMADGWGLGWARFDDGAEDVYGHNGTGDGTSCHLRFDPVNGSAVALTTNANTGQALWDDLVPRLRALGLAVGDRPEPEPPAGAAAPPPPDGCLGRYTNGDTVFEVLRGDGGGLLLSFGGAPHSELLCTPDLRFVMRELGSGARSPGRFVPDPATGRIDHLQITGRLAPRA, encoded by the coding sequence ATGGACCACGACAGACTGCACGGCATCCTGACCGAGCTGACCGCCCGCCACCAGGTGCCGGGCGCACAGCTCGCCGTCCTCCACGAGGGCGCGCGGTTACTGGTGCACACGGGGGTGGCCGACACCGCCTCCGGTGCGCCCGTCGCCCCGGACACCGCCTTCCCGGTCGGCTCGCTGACCAAGCCGTTCACCGCGGCGCTGGCGATGATCCTGGTGGCCGACGGGGACGTGGACCTCGACGAGCCGCTGATCGGGCAACTGCCGGAGTTCGGCGCGGGCGCCCTGGTCACCCTGAGGCAGCTGCTCAGCCACACCTCGGGGCTGCCGTCCGACGTGCCCGAGGGCACCTCGGAAGCCGGCGCGGACCGCGCGGGATGGGTGGCCCGGCACTGCCGCAGGACGGACCTGACCCATCCGCCCGGCACGGTCTTCTCGTACTCCAACGTGGGCTATGTCGTCGTGGGCCGGCTCATCGAGGCGGTGACCGGGATGACCTGGCAGGAGGCGATCGGCGCGGTCCTGCTCGAACCCCTGGGGCTGCGGCCGGCGTTCGTCGCCGGGCCGGAACGCACCGGGCGCCCGGTGGCCGCCGGGCACGCCGTGCAGGCGGCCCGCGGCCGCGTCGTGCCGGTGCCCGAGCAGGACCTGCCCGAGGTCGAGATGCCCAACGGCGCGCTGGCCCTGAGCGCCGGGGACCTGCTGGCGTTCGCCGGGCTGTACTTCGCCGGCTGTCCGGACCCCGAGCCGCTGGACCGGGCGACCGCCGACGACATGTGCTTCGACCAGCTCGCCTCGATGGCCGTCGGGCCGTACGGCATGGCCGACGGCTGGGGCCTGGGCTGGGCGCGGTTCGACGACGGGGCGGAGGACGTCTACGGGCACAACGGCACCGGTGACGGCACCTCCTGCCATCTGCGGTTCGACCCGGTCAACGGCTCCGCGGTCGCCCTGACCACCAACGCCAACACCGGCCAGGCGCTGTGGGACGACCTGGTGCCCCGGCTGCGGGCGCTGGGCCTGGCGGTCGGCGACCGCCCGGAGCCGGAGCCGCCGGCCGGCGCCGCGGCACCGCCGCCCCCGGACGGCTGCCTGGGCCGCTACACCAACGGCGACACCGTGTTCGAGGTACTGCGCGGGGACGGCGGCGGGCTGCTGCTGAGCTTCGGCGGCGCACCGCACTCCGAGCTGCTGTGCACCCCGGACCTGCGGTTCGTCATGCGGGAGCTGGGCAGCGGCGCCCGTTCCCCGGGCCGCTTCGTGCCCGACCCGGCGACCGGACGCATCGACCACCTCCAGATCACCGGGCGCCTCGCCCCCCGAGCCTGA
- a CDS encoding MFS transporter: MTTAPTRTAAARGGAAVPLSRNRDYNILWSSQLMSELAMEVAAVAVPLLILARHGSPLQLGLASSALAAAHMVAVVPAGMLADRWDRRALMLCCQLLRVLGMASLAGALLLDRYAFWHVLLVVVLEGFLGSVFDPAEHAALPQVVPPDQLSTAVARNAARPYVATLVGPGVAGFLFSALPLGPFLTNAVMFALSSVALCFLRLPRGRAGAAAGADAADADGTGGTGGTGGTGDADGSGAPDRGGDITAGFRWVLGQPVIRTTMAWMMVTNLVFSALLIVLLALSGEDRVGPGELGLTMACFGAGGLLGGLFAARLHAVARPPVILLGFTWTAALGAALMAVVPTGLPQGALLAVMAFFAPLANTTVLTYQLTVTPDALRGRMSGVAGFCSGGAGVAGPALGGALTGLAGGGTAAVLLCAGCLVLVALAATASPTLRRFPAPGSRAS, translated from the coding sequence ATGACCACCGCCCCCACCCGGACGGCGGCGGCCCGCGGCGGCGCGGCCGTGCCGTTGTCCCGCAACCGCGACTACAACATCCTGTGGTCCAGCCAGCTGATGTCCGAACTGGCCATGGAAGTGGCCGCGGTGGCCGTCCCGCTGCTGATCCTGGCCCGCCACGGCTCGCCCCTCCAGCTGGGGCTGGCGTCCTCCGCGCTGGCCGCCGCGCACATGGTCGCGGTGGTGCCGGCGGGGATGCTCGCCGACCGCTGGGACCGCCGCGCGCTGATGCTGTGCTGCCAGCTGCTGCGGGTGCTGGGCATGGCGAGCCTGGCCGGTGCGCTGCTGCTGGACCGGTACGCGTTCTGGCACGTCCTGCTGGTGGTGGTGCTGGAGGGGTTCCTCGGCTCGGTCTTCGACCCGGCCGAGCACGCGGCGCTGCCCCAGGTGGTGCCGCCCGACCAGCTCTCCACGGCGGTGGCCCGCAACGCGGCCCGCCCGTACGTCGCCACCCTGGTCGGGCCGGGCGTCGCCGGTTTCCTCTTCTCCGCGCTGCCGCTCGGCCCGTTCCTGACCAACGCGGTGATGTTCGCGCTGTCGTCGGTGGCGCTGTGCTTCCTGCGGCTGCCGCGCGGACGGGCCGGCGCGGCGGCCGGCGCGGACGCGGCGGATGCGGACGGTACGGGCGGTACGGGCGGTACGGGCGGTACGGGCGACGCGGACGGTTCGGGCGCCCCGGACCGCGGCGGGGACATCACGGCCGGGTTCCGCTGGGTGCTGGGGCAGCCGGTGATCCGCACGACGATGGCGTGGATGATGGTCACCAACCTGGTCTTCAGCGCCCTGCTGATCGTGCTGCTCGCGCTGTCCGGCGAGGACCGTGTCGGCCCGGGCGAACTGGGCCTGACGATGGCCTGCTTCGGCGCCGGCGGCCTGCTCGGCGGGCTCTTCGCGGCCCGGCTGCACGCCGTGGCCCGGCCGCCGGTGATCCTCCTGGGCTTCACCTGGACCGCGGCCCTGGGCGCCGCCCTGATGGCGGTGGTGCCGACCGGCCTGCCCCAGGGCGCGCTGCTGGCCGTCATGGCCTTCTTCGCCCCGCTCGCCAACACCACGGTGCTCACGTACCAGTTGACGGTCACGCCGGACGCGCTGCGGGGCCGGATGAGCGGGGTCGCCGGATTCTGCTCCGGTGGCGCCGGGGTGGCGGGGCCGGCGCTCGGCGGGGCGCTGACCGGCCTCGCGGGCGGCGGGACGGCCGCGGTGCTGCTGTGCGCCGGCTGCCTGGTGCTGGTGGCGCTGGCGGCGACCGCCAGTCCCACCCTGCGGCGGTTCCCGGCCCCCGGGTCCCGCGCCTCCTGA
- a CDS encoding acyltransferase family protein, with product MPTTPHPTGTTPPTPNLRSLTGLRFLALLPVFLTHAAFEGVFTDPRKSWGFLDAMGSAGYASVSFFFLLSGFVITWSYRSTDTTRRFWRRRAFRVFPNHLVAYVFAVALMLAAGTAFDVPGMVAQLFLVHAWVPDPLFIDTGNTVTWSLGADVAFYALFPLLLALVNKIKPTRLWYAAGTVALLVVALPTVALTLLPDTPAMAVGGVSRSQYWFTYFFPLSRAVECVLGMLMARIVLTGKWIRLGVLPAAALVAVGYAVAQQLPFLYRLSAVLVVPLALLTAALAVADAEGRGTPLGSRAMVWLGELSFAFYLVHQVILAYGHVLISPRDAQGGVLPRTWGTAGGITMIALSFVVSMALAWLLHNGVEKPVMRRWSRPRRQAAPRPPAKVPAT from the coding sequence ATGCCGACCACCCCCCACCCGACGGGCACGACACCACCGACCCCGAACCTGCGGTCCCTGACGGGCTTACGGTTCCTGGCGTTATTACCCGTCTTCCTCACCCACGCGGCGTTCGAGGGCGTCTTCACCGACCCGAGGAAGAGCTGGGGCTTCCTCGACGCGATGGGGTCCGCCGGCTACGCGTCGGTGTCGTTCTTCTTCCTCCTCAGCGGCTTCGTCATCACGTGGTCGTACCGCTCCACCGACACCACCCGCAGGTTCTGGCGGCGGCGGGCGTTCCGGGTGTTCCCCAATCACCTCGTGGCCTATGTGTTCGCGGTGGCGCTGATGCTCGCGGCGGGCACCGCGTTCGACGTGCCCGGCATGGTCGCCCAGCTCTTCCTGGTGCACGCCTGGGTGCCCGACCCGCTGTTCATCGACACCGGCAACACCGTCACCTGGTCGCTGGGCGCCGACGTGGCCTTCTACGCGCTGTTCCCGCTGCTGCTGGCCCTGGTGAACAAGATCAAGCCAACTCGCCTGTGGTACGCGGCCGGTACGGTGGCCCTGCTGGTGGTCGCCCTCCCCACGGTGGCGCTGACCCTGCTGCCGGACACCCCGGCGATGGCGGTGGGCGGCGTCTCGCGCAGCCAGTACTGGTTCACCTACTTCTTCCCGCTCTCCCGCGCCGTGGAGTGCGTGCTGGGCATGCTGATGGCCCGGATCGTGCTGACCGGGAAGTGGATACGCCTGGGCGTGCTGCCCGCCGCGGCCCTGGTCGCCGTCGGGTACGCCGTCGCCCAGCAGCTGCCCTTCCTCTACCGGCTGAGCGCGGTGCTGGTCGTACCGCTCGCGCTGCTGACCGCCGCCCTCGCGGTGGCGGACGCCGAGGGCCGGGGCACGCCCCTGGGCAGCCGGGCGATGGTGTGGCTCGGCGAGCTCTCCTTCGCCTTCTACCTCGTGCACCAGGTGATCCTGGCGTACGGGCACGTCCTGATCAGCCCGCGCGACGCGCAGGGCGGGGTGCTGCCCCGGACCTGGGGCACCGCCGGCGGCATCACGATGATCGCGCTGTCGTTCGTGGTGTCGATGGCGCTCGCCTGGCTGCTGCACAACGGCGTGGAGAAGCCGGTGATGCGCCGGTGGTCCCGTCCGCGGCGCCAGGCGGCACCGCGCCCGCCGGCGAAGGTGCCGGCAACTTAG
- a CDS encoding acyltransferase family protein, whose protein sequence is MQTRPSNPNLRSLTGLRFVAMLPVFLTHAAFEGVFSDAKASWGFLDAMGNTGYVAVSFFFVLSGFVITWSYRPTDTPRKFWRRRFFRVFPNHLATYLLALVLITSVGLSVGLLPSVTQLFLVQSWVPDPAFTDTGNSVSWSLAVDVVFYALFPVLLVLVNKIAPARLWYWVGAAVVGVAAVPAIALTALPDTPQMPLGGVSVSQYWFAYFFPLFRLLECLLGMLMARIVLTGKWIRLPVLPAALLVVLAYWAAQQVPYLFRLSAVTVLPVALLTAACAVADADGRGTVFSGRVMVWFGELSFAFYLLHNLVLKYGHLLLGHTEEEGELVGHTWSVPTGIALIAAGFAVSLLLAWLLHNGVEKPAMRRWSRARAKTPVTEVIGALPVKDGAI, encoded by the coding sequence ATGCAGACACGACCATCCAACCCGAACCTCAGATCCCTGACCGGGCTGCGCTTCGTCGCCATGCTGCCGGTCTTCCTCACCCATGCCGCGTTCGAGGGGGTCTTCAGCGACGCGAAGGCGAGCTGGGGCTTCCTCGACGCGATGGGGAACACCGGCTACGTGGCCGTGTCGTTCTTCTTCGTGCTGAGCGGCTTCGTGATCACGTGGTCGTACCGGCCGACGGACACCCCGCGCAAGTTCTGGCGGCGGCGCTTCTTCCGGGTCTTCCCCAACCACCTGGCGACGTATCTGCTCGCCCTGGTGCTGATCACCTCGGTCGGGCTGAGCGTCGGGCTGCTGCCGTCGGTCACCCAGCTCTTCCTCGTGCAGTCCTGGGTGCCCGACCCGGCGTTCACCGACACCGGCAACAGCGTGAGCTGGTCGCTGGCGGTGGACGTGGTGTTCTACGCGCTGTTCCCGGTGCTGCTGGTCCTGGTGAACAAGATCGCTCCGGCCCGGCTGTGGTACTGGGTCGGCGCCGCGGTCGTCGGCGTGGCCGCGGTCCCCGCGATCGCGCTGACCGCGCTGCCGGACACCCCGCAGATGCCGCTCGGCGGGGTGTCCGTCAGCCAGTACTGGTTCGCCTACTTCTTCCCGCTCTTCCGGCTGCTGGAGTGCCTGCTCGGCATGCTGATGGCCCGGATCGTGCTGACCGGCAAGTGGATACGCCTGCCGGTGCTGCCGGCCGCGCTGCTGGTGGTGCTGGCGTACTGGGCCGCACAGCAGGTGCCGTACCTGTTCCGGCTGAGCGCGGTCACGGTGCTGCCGGTCGCCCTGCTGACCGCCGCCTGCGCGGTGGCGGACGCCGACGGCCGGGGCACCGTGTTCAGCGGCCGGGTCATGGTCTGGTTCGGCGAGCTCTCGTTCGCCTTCTACCTGCTGCACAACCTGGTGCTCAAGTACGGCCACCTGCTGCTCGGCCACACCGAGGAGGAGGGCGAACTGGTCGGCCACACCTGGAGCGTGCCGACCGGCATCGCGCTGATCGCCGCCGGTTTCGCGGTCTCCCTGCTGCTCGCGTGGCTGCTGCACAACGGGGTGGAGAAGCCGGCGATGCGCCGCTGGTCGCGGGCTCGGGCCAAGACTCCTGTGACTGAAGTGATCGGTGCGCTCCCTGTGAAGGACGGGGCAATTTAG
- the gntD gene encoding guanitoxin biosynthesis L-enduracididine beta-hydroxylase GntD gives MLTHHLQDDDVAAIEAVADELSRRYDTVESTEFQAESRLYADELPRRVRRALHEYRSTEKSGILVVSGLSVDDGALGATPADRRHKPVPSTSLRQDIAFYLIANLLGDPIGWATQQDGFIMHDVYPVQGFEHEQIGWGSEETLTWHTEDAFHPLRTDYLGLMCLRNPDGVETTACDIADVVLDDETREILSQERFRILPDDAHRIAGGQAGDESTRERELRERSRQRVASALESPEPVAVLFGDPDAPYLRIDPHYMQGVQGEAEQQALDTVGAAIDDAMSGVVLSPGDIVFIDNYRVVHGRKPFRARFDGTDRWLRRLNVARDLRKSREARLAAHTRVIY, from the coding sequence GTGCTCACGCACCATCTGCAGGATGACGACGTCGCCGCAATCGAAGCAGTGGCCGACGAACTCAGCCGCCGCTACGACACCGTGGAATCGACGGAGTTCCAGGCCGAGAGCCGGCTCTACGCGGACGAGCTGCCGCGGCGGGTGCGCCGGGCGCTGCACGAGTACCGCAGCACCGAGAAGTCCGGCATCCTCGTCGTCAGCGGCCTGTCCGTCGACGACGGGGCGCTCGGGGCGACCCCGGCCGACCGCCGTCACAAGCCGGTGCCGTCCACCTCCCTGCGACAGGACATCGCGTTCTACCTGATAGCCAATCTGCTGGGCGACCCCATCGGGTGGGCCACCCAGCAGGACGGCTTCATCATGCACGACGTCTACCCCGTCCAGGGCTTCGAGCACGAGCAGATCGGCTGGGGCAGCGAGGAGACGCTGACCTGGCACACCGAGGACGCCTTCCACCCGCTGCGCACGGACTACCTGGGCCTGATGTGCCTGCGCAACCCGGACGGCGTCGAGACCACCGCCTGCGACATCGCCGACGTGGTGCTCGACGACGAGACCCGGGAGATCCTCTCGCAGGAGCGCTTCCGGATCCTGCCCGACGACGCGCACCGCATCGCCGGCGGACAGGCCGGGGACGAGAGCACCCGCGAGCGCGAGCTGCGCGAGCGCAGCCGGCAGCGGGTGGCCTCCGCCCTGGAGTCGCCCGAGCCGGTCGCCGTGCTCTTCGGCGACCCCGACGCCCCGTACCTGCGGATCGACCCGCACTACATGCAGGGCGTCCAGGGCGAGGCCGAGCAGCAGGCGCTGGACACCGTCGGCGCCGCGATCGACGACGCCATGTCCGGCGTCGTGCTCAGCCCCGGTGACATCGTTTTCATCGACAACTACCGCGTCGTCCACGGACGCAAGCCGTTCCGTGCCCGCTTCGACGGTACGGACCGCTGGCTGCGCCGGCTCAACGTGGCCCGGGATCTGCGCAAGTCGCGTGAGGCCAGGCTCGCCGCGCACACCCGCGTCATCTACTGA
- the mppP gene encoding enduracididine biosynthesis enzyme MppP — protein MGESEGDTGNLTQLEFLALNSEFNIADGHARQALTAGQSKIVDDLPLLFAEGEKRPVEELEQEAHAAFFTALGQHSYPSAPGRVLSCYSSSVAMEILSRSLAETIDTVALVHPTFDNIADLLRGNGLKLVPLAEDPLHGDDLDASLLASVGCVFLTTPNNPTGRVVSKERLTRLAEQCAAAGVILALDTSFRGFDTRAHYDHYEVLQASGVRWVVIEDTGKLWPTLDLKVGMLVHSENLGLPVEKIYSDILLGVSPLILAMVRRFSEDAAAGGLEELHRFIAGNRAMVRAELAGLPGVTVPDPDSRASVERVGIDDLTGTQVWDRLREHNVYALPCRPFHWANPAEGDHTLRLALARSTDPLAQSVRALRHVLKNR, from the coding sequence TTGGGGGAGTCCGAAGGTGACACCGGAAACCTCACCCAACTGGAGTTCCTGGCTCTGAACAGCGAGTTCAACATCGCTGACGGCCACGCCCGGCAGGCCCTCACGGCCGGCCAGAGCAAGATCGTCGACGATCTGCCGCTGCTCTTCGCCGAGGGCGAGAAGCGCCCCGTCGAGGAACTCGAACAGGAGGCGCACGCCGCCTTCTTCACCGCCCTGGGCCAGCACAGCTACCCCTCGGCCCCCGGCCGGGTGCTGAGCTGCTACTCCTCCTCGGTCGCCATGGAGATCCTCTCCCGCTCGCTGGCGGAGACGATCGACACGGTGGCCCTGGTCCACCCGACCTTCGACAACATCGCCGACCTGCTGCGCGGCAACGGCCTGAAGCTGGTCCCGCTGGCCGAGGACCCGCTGCACGGCGACGACCTGGACGCGAGCCTGCTCGCGTCGGTGGGCTGCGTCTTCCTGACCACCCCGAACAACCCCACCGGCCGGGTCGTCTCCAAGGAGCGCCTCACCCGGCTCGCCGAGCAGTGCGCCGCCGCCGGCGTGATCCTGGCGCTGGACACCTCCTTCCGCGGCTTCGACACCCGCGCCCACTACGACCACTACGAGGTCCTCCAGGCCAGCGGCGTGCGCTGGGTCGTCATCGAGGACACCGGCAAGCTCTGGCCGACCCTGGACCTGAAGGTCGGCATGCTGGTCCACTCCGAGAACCTCGGGCTGCCGGTGGAGAAGATCTACTCCGACATCCTGCTCGGCGTCTCCCCGCTGATCCTGGCGATGGTGCGGCGCTTCTCGGAGGACGCGGCGGCCGGCGGCCTGGAGGAGCTGCACCGCTTCATCGCCGGCAACCGCGCCATGGTGCGCGCCGAGCTGGCCGGGCTGCCCGGGGTCACCGTTCCCGACCCCGACAGCCGCGCCAGCGTCGAGCGGGTCGGCATCGACGACCTGACGGGCACCCAGGTCTGGGACCGGCTGCGGGAGCACAACGTCTACGCGCTGCCGTGCCGCCCGTTCCACTGGGCGAACCCGGCGGAGGGCGACCACACCCTGCGGCTGGCGCTGGCCCGGTCGACCGACCCGCTGGCCCAGTCCGTGCGCGCCCTGCGCCACGTCCTGAAAAACCGTTGA
- the mppQ gene encoding enduracididine biosynthesis enzyme MppQ: MTRLDQAGLPHGSASALSHTRQWRPGVVQEVAPAGVLDLGPGYIEPALLPVPLLKEAYGQALAEYGAAALGYGHDPGAQPLRALLAARAAAADGYPCDAEQVLLTSGTSQALYLLATSLAAPGDTVLAEELCYDLGRQIFRDCRLRLGTVGTDDSGMLPEALDRTLTRAAAAGERTAFIYLTPTHHNPTGRTMPPERRHALLEVAARHDVLIVEDDAYAELSLSEGRTPPPSLAALAGYRGVVRLCSFSKTLGPGLRLGWLLTDRALAGRLASHGLFVSGGSLNHTTSLAVSTLLASGAYDRHLTAFRAALRARRDALVGTLRATAGDRVELRTPQGGFFLWLRFQDGADEPGLLDRAAGAGVRIAAGSRFGTSRGTVVRLAYSFNPPALLEQAAQRLTTAWAGSAPAPEIGVRS, encoded by the coding sequence ATGACCCGACTCGACCAGGCAGGGCTCCCGCACGGCTCCGCGTCCGCGCTGTCGCACACCCGGCAGTGGCGTCCCGGCGTCGTGCAGGAGGTCGCCCCCGCCGGCGTGCTCGACCTGGGGCCCGGCTACATCGAGCCGGCCCTGCTGCCCGTACCCCTCCTCAAGGAGGCGTACGGGCAGGCGCTGGCGGAGTACGGCGCGGCGGCGCTGGGCTACGGCCACGATCCGGGCGCGCAGCCGCTGCGCGCCCTGCTGGCCGCCCGGGCCGCCGCGGCGGACGGGTACCCCTGCGACGCGGAACAGGTCCTGCTGACGTCCGGCACGTCCCAGGCCCTCTACCTTCTGGCCACCTCACTGGCGGCCCCGGGCGACACAGTGCTGGCGGAGGAGCTCTGTTACGACCTGGGCCGGCAGATTTTCCGGGACTGCCGGCTGCGGCTCGGCACGGTCGGTACGGACGACTCGGGCATGCTGCCCGAGGCGCTGGACCGCACCCTGACCCGGGCCGCGGCAGCCGGCGAGCGGACCGCCTTCATCTACCTCACCCCCACCCACCACAACCCCACCGGCCGCACCATGCCGCCGGAGCGCCGGCACGCCCTGCTGGAGGTGGCCGCCCGGCACGACGTACTGATCGTGGAGGACGACGCCTACGCGGAACTGTCCCTGAGCGAGGGCCGCACTCCCCCGCCGTCGCTGGCCGCCCTGGCCGGCTACCGCGGGGTGGTCCGGCTGTGCAGCTTCTCCAAGACGCTCGGCCCCGGCCTGCGCCTGGGCTGGCTGCTCACCGACCGCGCGCTGGCCGGCCGGCTGGCCTCGCACGGCCTGTTCGTCAGCGGCGGCTCGCTCAACCACACCACCTCCCTCGCCGTGAGCACCCTGCTCGCGAGCGGCGCCTACGACCGCCATCTGACGGCCTTCCGGGCCGCGTTGCGGGCCCGTAGGGACGCCCTCGTGGGCACCTTGCGCGCGACGGCGGGAGACCGGGTGGAACTTCGCACGCCCCAGGGAGGGTTCTTCCTGTGGCTGCGCTTCCAGGACGGTGCGGACGAGCCCGGGCTGCTCGACCGCGCCGCCGGGGCCGGCGTCAGGATCGCCGCGGGCTCGCGCTTCGGCACGTCCCGGGGAACGGTCGTCCGGCTGGCCTACAGCTTCAACCCGCCCGCTTTATTGGAGCAGGCCGCACAGCGGCTGACCACCGCATGGGCCGGCAGCGCGCCGGCGCCCGAGATCGGAGTGAGATCGTGA
- the mppR gene encoding enduracididine biosynthesis enzyme MppR — MTTSIGTQGRPSVAGPGSTGPVGYSLPLSPTGESAMLTPPPWHFSGEVIMVDYRVDPDAARRFLPPGLEPGADPGAAAAVFATWQWCSADGAELTDPGHCQFGEFLILLSCEFEGRPMARAPYAWVDQAVPMMRGWLQGMPKQFGVVHQSWPITVGKAGSRLAPGGRFDGALTVNGRRVVEASVTVERTTDQPPALHDVPLAHTLMFPEWVPSAEGPRPKLVASEVSDVEFSPIWTGSGDLTFFAGLGDDFQALAPLETVAGHVFSYGETLHGGRLLSDYSVSNGISHDHGGPSAEDPLHS; from the coding sequence GTGACGACCAGCATCGGGACCCAGGGCAGGCCCTCGGTGGCCGGCCCGGGCAGCACCGGTCCCGTCGGCTACAGCCTGCCGCTCTCGCCGACCGGCGAGTCGGCGATGCTCACCCCACCGCCGTGGCACTTCTCCGGCGAGGTGATCATGGTCGACTACCGCGTCGACCCGGACGCCGCCCGCCGCTTCCTGCCGCCGGGCCTGGAGCCGGGGGCCGACCCGGGTGCCGCGGCCGCGGTGTTCGCCACCTGGCAGTGGTGCTCGGCGGACGGAGCGGAGCTGACCGACCCCGGGCACTGCCAGTTCGGGGAGTTCCTGATCCTGCTCAGCTGCGAGTTCGAGGGCCGCCCGATGGCCCGCGCCCCGTACGCCTGGGTGGACCAGGCGGTGCCCATGATGCGCGGCTGGCTGCAGGGCATGCCCAAGCAGTTCGGGGTGGTCCACCAGAGCTGGCCGATCACGGTCGGCAAGGCGGGCTCCCGCCTGGCACCGGGCGGCCGCTTCGACGGCGCGCTGACCGTCAACGGCCGGCGGGTCGTCGAGGCGTCGGTGACCGTGGAGCGCACGACCGACCAGCCGCCGGCACTGCACGACGTGCCGCTGGCACACACGCTGATGTTCCCGGAGTGGGTGCCCTCCGCGGAGGGGCCGCGGCCGAAGCTGGTCGCCTCCGAGGTCAGCGACGTGGAGTTCTCCCCGATCTGGACCGGATCAGGAGATCTCACATTCTTTGCCGGTCTGGGGGATGATTTCCAGGCGCTCGCACCGTTGGAGACAGTCGCCGGCCACGTGTTCTCGTACGGGGAGACCTTGCACGGAGGCCGGCTGCTCAGCGACTACTCGGTATCGAACGGCATCAGCCATGACCACGGGGGACCAAGTGCTGAGGATCCACTTCACAGTTGA
- a CDS encoding ArsR/SmtB family transcription factor yields the protein MLATLGPLAESAFALYLFGRNGDVAFHEWRRSVRAELGRDAARFTALSQQFRTLDELPAAFADAFTSGTDPDHVTAGEERTGARLLAELCRVAVLPHWSQIRGHLDGAREGWGRVAISHGVERLLGSVHPKVRWRAPVLEVRHGPNRDIRLDGRGLLLCPSFFLSEQSCSFVTAVGKDAMPALVFPVKASSRGDIWGTPEHDEQALGALVGHTRAAALEALTEGCSTGELADRLGISLAGASKHAAVLRRSGLVTTSRNRNTALHALTPLGTALLRSSEHLVAPLSVPVSRVPAQRVRSVQFNRIGPGTDRQAV from the coding sequence ATGCTGGCGACTCTCGGGCCGCTGGCCGAGAGCGCTTTCGCGCTGTACCTCTTCGGCCGCAACGGAGACGTCGCCTTCCACGAATGGCGCCGCAGCGTCCGGGCGGAACTGGGCCGGGACGCGGCCCGGTTCACGGCGCTGTCGCAGCAGTTCCGCACCCTGGACGAATTACCTGCCGCCTTTGCCGACGCCTTCACCTCGGGTACCGATCCCGACCACGTGACGGCGGGCGAGGAGCGCACCGGCGCCCGGCTGCTGGCCGAGCTGTGCCGGGTGGCCGTGCTGCCGCACTGGAGCCAGATCCGCGGGCACCTCGACGGTGCCCGGGAGGGCTGGGGCAGGGTGGCCATCTCGCACGGCGTCGAGCGGCTGCTGGGCTCGGTGCACCCCAAGGTCCGCTGGCGGGCGCCGGTGCTGGAGGTGCGCCACGGCCCCAACCGCGATATCCGTCTGGACGGCCGCGGGCTGCTGCTGTGCCCGTCGTTCTTCCTGTCGGAGCAGTCCTGCTCGTTCGTCACGGCGGTCGGCAAGGACGCCATGCCGGCGCTGGTCTTCCCGGTGAAAGCCTCCTCGCGAGGGGACATCTGGGGGACGCCGGAGCACGACGAGCAGGCGCTGGGCGCGCTGGTGGGGCACACCAGGGCCGCCGCGCTCGAAGCGCTCACCGAGGGCTGCTCGACGGGTGAGCTGGCCGACCGGCTGGGCATCTCGCTGGCCGGTGCCAGCAAGCACGCGGCGGTGCTGCGAAGATCCGGGCTGGTGACCACGTCCCGCAACCGCAACACCGCGCTGCACGCCCTCACGCCCCTCGGCACCGCGCTGCTCCGCAGCAGCGAACACCTCGTCGCGCCGCTTTCCGTACCGGTTTCGCGCGTTCCCGCTCAGCGCGTGCGGTCCGTGCAGTTCAATCGCATCGGCCCCGGCACCGACCGGCAGGCGGTCTGA
- a CDS encoding MbtH family protein, protein MGVNPFDDPDGRYLVLVNDEDQHSLWPAFAEVPAGWTVALAETDRQAALDFVTGNWTDMRPRSLVKAMETTAESV, encoded by the coding sequence GTGGGCGTTAACCCCTTCGACGACCCCGACGGCAGGTATCTGGTACTGGTCAACGACGAGGACCAGCATTCGCTCTGGCCGGCCTTCGCCGAGGTGCCCGCGGGCTGGACGGTGGCCCTCGCGGAGACCGACCGCCAGGCGGCGCTGGACTTCGTCACCGGGAACTGGACCGACATGCGGCCGCGCAGCCTGGTGAAGGCGATGGAAACGACCGCCGAGTCGGTCTGA